From one Rhizobium rosettiformans genomic stretch:
- a CDS encoding glutathione S-transferase family protein, whose protein sequence is MKLLFAPASPYSSKVRMAARHLGIELEEVRVNTAENPSELVDANPLGKIPTLITDNGTAIFDSRAIMQYLHRLSDKRLYPKKDEKRTEADVLEALADGIADCLLAIVYEKRFRPPELVSQDVIDRQWAKINRSLDHLDKHLPKMGKKLHGGHFALASTLGYLMLRFPGEWENGRAALTEWPAKFAKHFEPYPALRPKA, encoded by the coding sequence ATGAAGCTGCTCTTCGCGCCCGCCTCGCCCTATTCGTCCAAGGTTCGCATGGCGGCCCGCCATCTCGGCATCGAACTGGAAGAGGTCAGGGTCAACACGGCGGAGAACCCGTCGGAACTCGTCGACGCCAATCCGCTCGGCAAAATCCCGACGCTGATCACCGACAATGGCACGGCCATCTTCGACAGCCGGGCGATCATGCAATATCTGCACCGCCTGTCCGACAAGCGTCTCTATCCGAAGAAGGACGAGAAGCGGACCGAAGCCGATGTGCTCGAGGCCCTGGCCGACGGGATCGCCGACTGCCTGCTCGCCATCGTCTACGAGAAGCGCTTCCGGCCGCCGGAACTCGTCAGCCAGGATGTGATCGACCGGCAATGGGCGAAGATCAATCGTAGCCTCGATCATCTCGACAAGCACCTGCCAAAGATGGGCAAGAAGCTGCATGGCGGCCACTTTGCGCTGGCATCCACCCTCGGTTACCTGATGTTGCGCTTCCCCGGCGAATGGGAAAATGGTCGGGCCGCGCTCACCGAATGGCCGGCAAAGTTCGCCAAGCATTTCGAGCCCTACCCGGCCCTCAGGCCGAAAGCCTGA
- a CDS encoding ribonuclease T2 family protein, producing MGRYTGFIALGLMIAAAAVYSFLPADAPVERASPSASPQTEMPSTSRDEAKELGTSAASNVPQGSGFDFYVLSLSWSPTFCDGEAAGRNREQCGGAKDFGWVVHGLWPQNEKGWPENCPTPEGSRVPERIGRTVIDIMPSMGLIGHQWRTHGSCSGLGMQDYFTLVREAHERIRIPPELATVSTESRTSPQAVEAAFIRSNPGLTRSAVAVTCDRERVDEVRICLDRSLGFRACPEVDSRSCRRSEITIPPTR from the coding sequence ATGGGACGCTATACCGGCTTCATCGCCCTCGGCCTCATGATCGCGGCGGCAGCCGTTTACAGCTTCCTGCCAGCGGATGCGCCGGTCGAGCGGGCTTCGCCATCAGCCTCTCCGCAGACAGAGATGCCTTCGACTTCGCGCGACGAAGCGAAGGAATTGGGCACATCTGCCGCGAGCAATGTCCCGCAAGGCAGTGGCTTTGATTTCTACGTGCTCTCCCTCTCCTGGTCGCCGACCTTCTGTGACGGCGAAGCTGCCGGCCGCAACCGCGAGCAATGCGGCGGGGCCAAAGACTTCGGTTGGGTGGTGCACGGGCTTTGGCCGCAGAACGAAAAAGGCTGGCCGGAGAACTGCCCCACACCGGAAGGCAGTCGCGTGCCCGAGCGGATCGGACGGACCGTGATCGACATCATGCCGAGCATGGGGCTGATCGGTCACCAATGGCGCACGCATGGTTCGTGTTCCGGGCTTGGCATGCAGGACTATTTCACGCTGGTGCGCGAGGCCCATGAGCGCATTCGCATCCCGCCGGAACTCGCCACGGTCTCCACGGAAAGCCGGACATCGCCGCAGGCCGTGGAGGCAGCCTTCATCCGCAGCAATCCGGGGCTCACCCGCTCGGCAGTCGCCGTGACCTGTGATAGGGAGAGAGTCGACGAAGTCAGGATCTGCCTCGACCGGTCGCTTGGCTTCCGCGCCTGCCCTGAGGTCGACAGCCGGTCCTGCCGCCGCTCCGAGATCACGATCCCGCCTACGCGTTAA